The Neodiprion lecontei isolate iyNeoLeco1 chromosome 6, iyNeoLeco1.1, whole genome shotgun sequence sequence CCTCGCCCCGCTGTGCGTGGATCGAGAATCCGTAGAGCGAGTCGAGCGAGTCAGACACCAGTTGGAGATGATTTCGCGATGTGCCCTAAGAGTATCTTGCACGGCTGAGCTCCTCGGCGCTACGCATCAGGAGCGTCGAGTTTCCAGGGCAACTCTTCTTGCCGATAGGTACCTACAGGCTTTACGGGCCAGGTGTGACAAACTTGCCGCCGAGCTCGCAGAGACAAAGTGAGAAGAACTTCCCTCATGACtcgtttaatttcattttcaattctgcTCTACGTTGTTCGGCTTCCATTCGCGGTTATACATGTAGACTAACGACGAGCTCTACCTGCGTATAATAAAGTACAATATAGTACTTAGAGATTGCTGCCTTAAACCTCAAATCATGCTATTAGCCTTTAATGAGTAGCGAACAATTTTTCGGAAAAGTTATCGACACGTGCTACAGGCTTTATAAGACAATGTTATTTTGCAGTAGCCAAGGAATATTATACCTAGAATGATTGTACATTGACTCGGCTCGCATACATTCACTATATTTCAAATCTAAGGGCAGAACacagggataaaaaaaattcatggcTTCAACAATGAGGTCCGTAGTGAAATAGTCCCATCACCTTCAAATTACCTATGCCGCATGTCAATGATAACCGATTGACGATTACTTCAGATCATGCcgttatatttcatttaacaAAAACCGTATTACGTGTGTTCTGATCATTCGCAGTTAACGTCTATGCTactgtatatacctatactcAAAGTGCAAGATatttaatgaattaaaaatctgtTAACTTCTTTCAATAATATCTCCTCTTTTTCACGATTGTTTTTTGccaatttcttaaaatttgttgaatattcaataACGTGAGAACTGAAAagttgaaactataaattcttatacattttttagCGTTTTTAAATCAAAACCCATTTTGCACATCGAGTGGCACATTCAGCCACAACGATTCTATCAataacattttctttaaattataTTCTTAATTACCCTGAATTACGTCTGTGTATACTGGGAATATATGCGGTGAAAGTGGCCACTGACACTCAAGGAGGAGGTCATTCTTATACAGCGGCAATGCAAGACACGAAATTAACTCGACTCTAGATTCGAGCATTATAGCCGCCTTCCGCAAATACTCCTCGTATACGTATCAAACAATTGTTGGAATTCGGAACCCATCGCAGGGATACGAAGGGGTCTTTTACCACCAGACAATTATTGCATTAATGCAAGGTGTAGTTTATATCCCGCCGAACAACGAAGTAGCCGAACAATCATGAATACAAATTGGTCTCCAGTAATAGTTCGTTTCTCCGTGCGTGGGTACTCGAAATATGTACGTGTCGATAACGTTACAGGCGCATCCTGATTGACAACAACATTGTTGTTGAGGAGAATCCGAGTGAACTCGTCGACGACGGTGTCCCCCGGGTCCGGTATCGCGGGATACCGCCTGCGAGCCGTACGGCAACGGTGCGAAGAACCTTTGTTTTGATCACATAACATGCAGCCCGCTTATATTCACTTCATTCCTTTCACATTCCAAACGTATACCTACGCCTTTTCCACCATCCTTCGATCGATACTTCGTCGAttccgaatttcaaattttccggTTATTCCAACATAGCATTTTGTGTACCAAGGGAAGAAGCCCGCGGACTTCGGCCTTTGCAGTACGATTCGGGGACGAGTAATGGCCCTTCGCTCGTTGTGCGCaccgtatttttttaaatctatgGATTTTGCGTTTTTGTTTCCAAATCAGAGGCCATTCGATCTGACAATGAAACATTTTCGTGTAAGATTAATTGTTTCCTCGATAGTTGAAGGAATCACTGAAAATCGGGCGTCCttcatacgtataatatatgtataatgtatatacttGTACGAAACTTTCATGActtcgtattttttgtttttgttcagtTCGGCATATGAACAAATTTCTCTGCTTCTTTccgtaatatttttcagaggAAATTTTAGTTTAATTCCGGAAATTTACCGATTTTCTCTGTAATTATCCAAAAATCGTcgtttattttaatattattatatgaatCATAATTTCTACCTTATTTCCCATTAATCGTTTCATGTTTTCCGAGTGATCCTCGCTTCCTGGCAATTGATTGAAAAGATGGTGAATTAATATATCTTCTTTTtgtgtattttaaaaattttaattcgatttcaaatttcataggTGTCTAGGAGAAGGGCCAGCATCGCAACGATATCTCGACCCGCAACGGTCAATTCCCTGCAAGAGGCATTAACAAAGGCAACGCCTCATCATATAGCGGCGAATCCGACTCGTTGCACTCGGTGCCTACCGATCGTTAGTGCGATTTCCCTAAATTTTAACCGACAAAAATACCGATAAGCTATAGAGAAATCGCATCGAGAAGGTACGCTCCAGTGCAGTGAGTCgaatttgttatatttataaatttcatgaatttacGTTGCTGCCTTGCGTAGATCCGCGAATCGTTTAGACGCATACATATACTCATGTACGatattgtacatgtatactactttggtatgtatgtatacccGAATAAAGTCGATTCTGACCCCCATCCCCCCTAATTTCAGCGGGTCAGAAGTAAGGCTGGCAGCACCAGCATCTAACTTATAGCGCCTATTGAATAACACACGTTGAAATCTTGCGGTCCCGATTTTATGCCCTTTTGGAGACCCGTCAACCTTTGTCCGGAACcttatttttcttatcctgcttatgaatttttaaggaTAATTTTAATGGACAAAGTCCAATAAGACACTCTGCACGTGGCACAAAACCAAATTAtctaagaaattttttgtggtgtctataataattcataatgATTGCCAATCATACAGGATAATGCGAGACAGCAGCGTGTCTCTATATCCGGTAGAATGACCTTGAGACGGCCTTCGCTCAGTTACGATACGCAGAGGTGGGACGAGAAATTGGATAGGACAGAGttagtataaaaatatgaatattatacgaATTTCATATCTTTGCACGTGCTGCGGCTTATGGTCGAACGAAAGGCGGTAGCGAACGCGTTCGACTTTGTAGATATACGAAGATATTacaaacaattattattatatatgaatattttcaacggtTCCAGCAGCAGTTCAAGCAGCGTCGGAGAGCTAAGAGAAATATTCGAGCAGGCCGAGTCAAGGCGCGGATCGaaggaagaaaataacaatttgatTCGCCGCCAGTTGAACAACTTCAGCGTGGCTGGTTGCGAAAGCGGCGATTCGGATACGTTTATAAGTACCAGAGGGGattcaaccatttttcaaactcaagTCAGAGATGAGGAATTACTAACTGAAAACACATCACCGCGGTAATTTCTGATTCGTTATTGCTGTTGTAGTATTAACATTATTCTCATCCAGTTTTCAATATCCCCAATTAAAGTGATGCAGCCGCTCGCGTTACGATCATACCTGCATTGTATAACTTACAGGTATATATAGCTaggaatttttatcaaaacaTAATGAATTACCCACCTGTCATAAGCGCAATATACTTATTTGTACAAACACGCGTAGTAAATTATCCATTGCAGTTAGAAGCCTGTAATTTACTTGCTCCTGCGTTATGATGGGTTATTTCATACTTCTAAAAATTACAAAGCATCTTAATTGAAGAAATCCCCCATAACAATTCATGAGTTTAGCCATAATACGGAGtacgaataattaaattaaccCCTAGCGGGtccttttataattttgaaagatttaCGCACATGCAATTCCGACTTTTATTCGaaaacttgtatattttgtaatgtTGCTTGCCCTACTTTGTCACACATATTTACGTTGTGCATCATACACACATAACATATGCTACACTTCCAAACGTGAATGAACGTATCCCTTTTTGTTACAGCCGAAGAGTGCCTCCAGTCTATGGAATGTTGAGGGATCAAGTTTCTCGGCTGCCTGTATTTTGGTACATTTTGTTTgttgcagtattttttttcggtttctACAGTAACCGGTACGTAACCACGAGATACATGGCGCCTTTGAAGTGGTGGTCGATCGAAGAAATATTCCAAAGATACGGCTACTTTCGGCGCAATCCGCCACCTCCTGTCTGATCCTACTtcttttattgtatttgtatAATACCGACAATATGGTTCAGTTTAATCCGGTTGATAGACTGGATTGCAACGTATCCATGACGTGCGTTCTTACACACAGAATTACCGCAAGTGATTCGAGTTATGCGGCTTAGCATATACTTCTATATTATCTACAATATTATTTCGTGCAGTAacatttatataaattacacTAGATTCGTCAGCAATAAAGTATTCTGTCTACGGTATAAAAACCTTTGAGCATCTAGTACCTTCCCTATCTCGTCTCATAAATAGAAgttaaattttggaatctcAAATCGCGAATAACTCGAGAACGCTGATAGATACGGCAAAACTAACGAAACTTGGGAGGTTTCCTAAAGGGGAAATTAAATCGGGCAGGTAATTAGGCCGTTATAAAGACTTCcctggatttttttattttaatattaatttaattctaattttcaaatctaaaatcgcgaatatctcgagaacggtgATAGATACGGCAAAACTAACGAAATTTGGCAATTACGAATGTTAATGTTATGGAGTagatcgagcgcgtgtcgaaaaaaatcccatttcgaaatgaataattgttctAATTTCCTATTATAaacgtattattgtagataatctagtttgtctcctggaaaattataaaatttatagtatgcatcacgtatgGATCACATATATTAGtatcgtacatggaccgcatgtacatatatactttttggtctctgcatcattataaCATCTGATCTATCATTATTTATCATCCATGTATACATACTTTTCCtgggtacctatactttaattaaatcacgtttttgctacgaattttggaagaaattgattcttatttttaatattttgaatcGCTGACGATTCGGTAACGTTATAAGTCGGCAAGTACGCACGAGCTAAATATTGACTTGGGCTTACCGTTacgaagactgtgttactcggaaggttATGGCAACCGACATCATGTCGTGAACGGTAACCCTCTGATGCTCTGCAATGAGTTCCCAACTCTGCCGCTGGAACACCGCAGAGGATGCAAGCGCGCGACGAAtttcggttgtcacaccaaagcccGTAAGGGTAACTTGTCTTTATAGTCTTCAGTCAACGTGAAGTAGCTTCGGCGTTCGGAGACGCGTCGGTTGCGTTTTGGCGTTTGAAATTGGCGCTGAGAAGCAACCCCCGCGAATATATCGCAATCTCGCGGGGCGTGAGCGGCGGTTGGGGTCGACGTTGTCGACGATGGAGAGGGTCGGAAAAAAGGCTGAGAGAATGCGGAAGGAATAAAAACGACCAAGGAAGAAGAAACACAGATGGCAACTCGATGGGGGTGGTAGTCGTGGCCGTGGTTAACGATAAGTTTCAGTCAGAAGGTAATTAACCCAGTTATTCTCAATACATCACCTTCAAGAGCCGTTCCTCGGAAATTCACTGCCGACGAAACCAGGCGGGCGTAATAAAATTCGGGGGGATTCTAATTCATGAATACACACGAACTATTACGGCGTCTCGCGTGTAGTGAAACATCTTCGAATCATTGTTTCAACTCAAAAACTCTGCAGTATCTCGGCATTGCGCATTCCTGTGATCAACATCGTcctataagtatatatatgtacgtgcaTTGCTTCGgttacgtacgtatgtatgatatatgtatgcacaGATGCCTCGTGAGCTAGTTATTAAACGTAGGGTTGGACGATCGTCGATGTAAATTGGATAACATATCCGTAGGATAATATTGGTGTTAAATCCATCGACCACGTTGTAATTACGATACGTAATATCTTCACTGCAGGTATCTCAATTTGAACTCAGATTTGAATCCATGACCTTTGACCCTACCGTTTCTATTCGTTGGATTATATCCACTGGCTATATAAACAGAGGATGGAAAAATTAAGATGTTCAAAGAAAAGGAATTTACAGAATAGTCtataattcaatttgaatttgattgaaaaattatcattatttctattctttttacAGATAACATTCGGAGCGATGAGACTATCATGCGTGCACCTGTCAAGATTACTTTTGCCAActgtgataaataataaataatactagacaaaaattgaatataccAAAAATCGTGATCAGATAGCGAGATTACTCAGAGTCAGTCATGTATTACTACGTTATTTATTTCACcaacaaatattttatcatttaaaGAAGAGAACGGAGAATACTGACGAAAGTATacattttcaacgttttcatTGAAAACGCTTTGTTGAAATAGGAGAATATATAGACACAGATTGAAATCATTAATAAATGTTGCGTAAGAAAACTTGATAATGGAGCTCAACAATGTTGGGAGCAACAAAAGCTCCGTTTATTTGGCGGTACGATTCAGAAAATTATGCTTGGCTACCGTGTCGCTACCTCTGATTGCTCTACTGGTCTGTTTCATAACAGCATACATATTTCAGCAGGACGATATTCATGAAACGCATTGCAGAGTAAGTGGACAAttgtattcatatttttttcactaatttaACAAGAAATATGAACAGCTCAAATTGAATGGCCTGTGCATTCTTGTTTGTATCTGCTGAAGAATGCATGAtcgatttacaaaattaattcTCTAATTCGTGCTATtacaggaaaaataaattaattgactGTGAGAATAATTgtttaccgtttttttttttttttttgattttttattttataggTGTATAACATAATACCATCAATTTCGGCAATAACAGGTGTATCGCCTCAAAGATATTTATGGCGGATAAGCATCGCTCTGCACATAGGTCCCAGAATAGTTATCGCTAGCGTCTATCGTTCCTATTACCATAGAATTCTTAAGGCCGTCAATGATCTACCTAGAAAGATTTTGGGATTCAGGCTTCTGAATCTTTGCTACTGGCTAAACCTTGCTGAGGTAGCAGCTCTATGCGGAGTTACTTACATTTCGAACAGAGAAAATTATCGtgagtatatacatatatatatatatatgaaaaattataccagCAATAGTCTGAATATGTAAACCTTGGCTATACCGAATTTTAATATCCTTCCAAATCCATCAAAGTCTGACACTATTCCTGCCTATAATCataacaaatttcatttcttttcactCACGCTGTGCTAGGCGACGtgttatgtatattttatcattctttATTTGGAAGATATTGATTGATGgatatgtatatttaaacCCAGGCCTAGCATCAGCACAAACACCACAAAGGAAAACACATTTTACTTTCCTTTTCTCGTATGAGGGTGCGAGCACAAACAAGGCCAGAGCCTTGCCAAAacatacgaaaatatatttacgaatgtttatatatatatattctactTTGAACTTGTACTCGAACAACCACATTTTtgtatatgcatattttatttcacattactGAATTTGGATTCTACGTCATGAAAGTATAAACTGATGTACTCAATGTTTTAGCCGTTCACGAGAAGATCTTCATAGTCTTCATGTTCAGCTCACTAGCGTACATGTTGGCAGCTGTTAGATTAGGGCGCCTTGTAACGCCGAATGCACCAAGCCTCCAATACAAACAGGCCCTTTTCGTAATCAGCATCCTTAGCACGGTGGGTCTTGTGATTTTCTTCCTGAAACATCGCCTCTTGTGTCACGATATGGGTGCGTACAGTCTGCAAAGTTTTACGGTgcgtgttgaaatttttattttatttctttttaccgAGATACTGAATATGAATTATATACTGTACTTGTGAGTATAGAGGTGTGGATAATCCATTTCGCGTATAACTAATTGCAGCATTCAGCTGGTTTTCCCTGTGCGAGTACGTAATAGCATCGGCAAACATGGGATTTCACGTTACGGTCATCCTGGATTTCCCCAAAGAACATCTTGTCGTTGGACACGGCCTACCCCCTTTGAAGGTGGATTAACCCCTCTGGATTGCATAAGTCCATCGATATTGTCCCAAAGTGCCTACTGCTTCTACCTGTTAACGCTGCGAGTCTGCCTTTGTTAAGTAACATCACGTTCACGTGCGACCTTCTTCAAAGGTAAACAATGCACAAGTTCCGATTATAGACTAGAATCCATCGTAATATCGCTATATATTGTTGTTAGAACGATCGATATACATTGTAAAAAAAGCTCCATCCTTAAATGTCTGCATATTagtgaaattttaaacattcGGATATAACGATGACGATTGTAGTTGATATTATTCTATTCTAATTCATATAGATATACGAGTGAGCTCTGTTGTTACTTggccaatttttatttctcttagCGCAAGATACACCGCTATACACATTTGTTTTATCTACATATTTCCGTTTCGTTTGTGATCTTGATAGTTGGACGTTTATATACCTACTTAGTCACAAACTTTAGATTCATTGAATCTTACAACTTGAaagtgaaaagtaaaatatttccttTCACGTCACGTTAGCGAAGTAGACCAAATGTATTAAATGCCATTCGCCATTTCTGTGGCAAGACAGAATTAAGTTATAGACTCATAGCGATCACAGCAGCCACTTAACTTGCGTACATAAACTATGTTGCCAATAAGAGAGtaaataaagtttgaaaaatacaatgaATGATAATAttgcaattaaaaatacaaattatttGACTAAATTAGAATCTAGCGCTTCCAAAGAGTGGCGATGAGCAATGGGCACTTGGCTGGGCAgttaaaaatacatataatgGCCTTCCGTTACTTAAACactacaaaaataatataccaataaatagtaataataataacaaattaataatGTTAGAAGAAAACACTGAAATGCAATGAGAAAAAATGCATTTAGCATTTAAGAAGGAAAACGTATCACGAATACTATACTTACCCCGTTCAATTCGTACGAACAATGAGTTTCTGAAAAGTATTATCGATATAAACGACAGATCGTTACTCGTTAGagttaaaatattatttattaatttattattgtagataattgTAGTCAACTGCGCaataattttgaacaatttttgcaAGTGTGTTGCATACTAgtcaatttattaataatgtTCTAGTCAAGGTGTTTGGTTTTATTCCCTCAGAACGAAATATCCATTTAAACTTCGAGTAACGTTCAAAACGCATCTTGCACCGTTTTTAGTATTATCTATTTACTCACTTCATTTATTGATGATTTTATACTCGTAACGGATTCAGTATTGTAGCAATAATTGGCATAAAGTAAAATTGGACACGGCTGGTTCGTCAAAACGTCACATTATCGTGAAACTAGATATTAAGTAACCAATTCGGCACACGTTTAACTCAATATTCGTACAATCAAGACCAAAATATAACgtccaaaaatattttctttcatcaacGGCATGAACTGTTGATAAGAAACAAAGAATACGGAATTGTATTCTTTTTGTTTATCGAAGctgcaaaaaatttgtatgttTTTTCTCCCTATTGGGAAAGATCATTCGTTATGCACCTAATTTACAATTATGCCAATAAAATTTGTAGTAAGGATTTATTATTGTCTACCGTAAAATTATTCGCCTTGTTGTTATGCGATGTTTATTAATTACTTTTACAAaactgtgaataatttttcccatcTTCTCGGTAACGATGACATTAAGTATTGAGTATTGTTATTTCAGTAAACTTTCGGAGGCGATACGTATAATTGTTCACAATCGGGCATTGTAATTCGGATTGCAATTTGAATATTAAGGTAAACCGATTTTGAACAGTTTCGGAGCTACGGATCTTCGCAGCGCAGTTACTCCTTCAGTTCTGCTAGTTTGTACATTATAACAATTTGAGcgagaatttttcttctaGAACTTAGTTTACATGATATTTCTAGTCCAAACGTAACTGTATACGTAGAAAGCACCGGCAATTTGACCCTTTAGccaatgaaagaaagaaaaagttttctaGCATCTGTAGATAGGTACGTACGTTAACGTTGACGTATGTACCTGTGCCTAAGTTATactgatatacatacatgaattttgaaagcgtaAAGTTGCAAGTATCACGTTGCAGCCATATTCTGCAGAGCCTGCCTTTGCTCGTACTTATTATTCATAAGAGCGTATCTAGTTGCTAAAGGGTTTACGATACATCCGTTTTGCACATTTTTACTAAAGAGTGTTATAAGATAGCATGTTTTTATAAAACGTGATTTTCTTCCTCACTCGCCTGACCTCAAAATAGAGACATCTGTACGTAgccatgtatgtatacgtatacacattacataaaaatatagTAGGGtgttacaaagaaaaaaaaaaaaacgtaaaaagaaaaacgataatGGAACTCGTTTCATCTAAGATCGAACTGTCAATGGCTAGGCCTCGGCAAAGAATCCCAATATGTACGATAAATGACATCtctatcaaaaaattattcggaaaacataccgattttcatttttataacacCTTAGGTATAAGACTTTTAGTTTGACGGTATACGTCGGCTTTCGTTAATTAGCACTGTTGTATGTATAGCCTGAACTTTGTAGTTCgattaaggaaaaaaaaaaaagttgcataCTTCACTTCTCGCGGCTTCTTTGGGAGGATAAAGTACGAGGTATAATCATAGTTTGAATTGGATGagtattcaatttcaataagaATTAATAAATACCGAACCTAGTTGAagttaaagaaaagaaataaataataatttggaTGTCATTTTCATTCTGTAACTACGTACTCACACAGTTGAGGTGATAATAAGTTTATATGTAATGATTAGGTTGCGGCTTATAATATTCTCCTATTGAAGGaatgttgaaaagaaaaaaaatgcacaaTTAAAGTCTCTACTTAACAATTTTCTAATGCAATAATGAATCCTCTATTATGCATAATACGTAGTCAAAAGATCATGTGATGGTAACGCTCTTATGATATCATgtcaattaatattattaacgtACATCTTGATTGTTTGGTAATCACGTCAAGTGATCACAtgctaaaaatattatacacttGTCTCTCTACTCTTTGTACACGTctgtattataaaaaaaaaaatcccattttcTCACAGATATTAGCTAACcatttgtttcatttattttttttatttttttgctaaaTTGCTGCAGACATTCGTGACtacaaagaaaattttacaagatcgaaaattattcgaatgcATTGGAGTAACTACAACAACAGACGTGTTgtgattttctgtttttttttttcacatatttcaaaattgttgacattttttctactgatcttttttttctaatttttgttCCCAAGAAATCTTTTATGATTTGTGATCTCAGATCGGTATTACCCAATTTGATTGTAAATTCTGTCTCAGTCAGACTGGATAATTGTACCTTGTCGGGATTTTATTGATAAACGAAGTGCATAtcatataattaatatttagacAAAGTATATTCAGTGCACGTTGTAGAATTGTTGacaattattaattgaaatgaaaaatagtaaataaaaatgagaataaaatgatataaaattaaaagaaaataaaataaaaaataaagcaaaatGCACTATTACACTATTCATAGATACTTCGTATaatgtatttgaattttcaaaagccTTCATCCAGCGagtcattttcttttctcttataCATGCTAAGAATTACCTTGTGTATATGCACAATCAGctccattatttatattcattaccatatttcatttttccctTGCTCTGTATACCGATCTAATTATATCGTGAAATCATTTCatgttcaattattatacgtacctTTACGTAATTATTGCTTCCACAAGAGAAACGCAGGAAATTAGTTTCGAACGAAAGTAAACTcgttatattatgtatatggGGCACCTACCGCTAC is a genomic window containing:
- the LOC107220651 gene encoding post-GPI attachment to proteins factor 2-like isoform X2, which encodes MELNNVGSNKSSVYLAVRFRKLCLATVSLPLIALLVCFITAYIFQQDDIHETHCRVYNIIPSISAITGVSPQRYLWRISIALHIGPRIVIASVYRSYYHRILKAVNDLPRKILGFRLLNLCYWLNLAEVAALCGVTYISNRENYPVHEKIFIVFMFSSLAYMLAAVRLGRLVTPNAPSLQYKQALFVISILSTVGLVIFFLKHRLLCHDMGAYSLQSFTHSAGFPCAST
- the LOC107220651 gene encoding post-GPI attachment to proteins factor 2-like isoform X1 is translated as MELNNVGSNKSSVYLAVRFRKLCLATVSLPLIALLVCFITAYIFQQDDIHETHCRVYNIIPSISAITGVSPQRYLWRISIALHIGPRIVIASVYRSYYHRILKAVNDLPRKILGFRLLNLCYWLNLAEVAALCGVTYISNRENYPVHEKIFIVFMFSSLAYMLAAVRLGRLVTPNAPSLQYKQALFVISILSTVGLVIFFLKHRLLCHDMAFSWFSLCEYVIASANMGFHVTVILDFPKEHLVVGHGLPPLKVD